The Methanococcoides methylutens MM1 genome has a window encoding:
- a CDS encoding FAD-dependent oxidoreductase codes for MAYDKLFEPCNIGTCNLRNRVIMAPMGNINMADPIGRPTEKMIAYFRERAKGGTGLLITGLVPVSYGIDPTVSEENETTYFPRIDGTSRTRLSGWRDLTAAVRPYGSKIFIQLSAGLGRVGSPEPALKGKILRSASFNRNFYVPQVPHFPLSDRKIRKIVKSFGQCAVNAKVSGFDGVQIHGHEGYLMDQLTSDPWNRRRFGRYRNKFQFGIDVVKEIKRRCGDDFPIIYRIDLTQALEESYGKEIFRKKFRGKERSIEEGLEFCKVLYEAGVDAFDVDKGCYDNWFWSHPPAYFDDAIYAEELARRLKAYFRKENIDAKVIAVGKLGKPEVAEKVLEQGWSDYVMLGRPLLADPYWTRKVKEGRTKEIVHCIGDQEACLESLKLGGHSCCTVNPYMGFEDSKQLTRTDAKKRIAVIGAGPAGCEAAMTAHKRGHDVTLFERTNHIGGQLHLAGKLKIKHDIRRYLENLWYQLDQLVNDGLKVEFNKEVTPENIKEEFDVIFCCTGLETAIPYIEGLENIPHMDIREFLSNNMQLPDNIKDIMVVGGGILGCEVGYSLAYEKGLNVTVVGKNRDLIPKTVMANRSHMLWMMMGKGSPSGKKDDVLKEPVTAYNTSEVVRFSGNKATLAVNKDREPPYTPWKPLIPENVNNPFEKKLKTGNVEDVEIDVDFVLFATSGKPNNSLYYHLLKKCPSKEIYSIGDSSEPGNLWKAINDANEVSRNI; via the coding sequence ATGGCCTACGATAAATTATTCGAGCCCTGTAATATCGGCACATGTAATTTGAGGAACAGGGTCATTATGGCCCCAATGGGAAATATCAATATGGCAGACCCCATTGGCCGTCCCACCGAAAAGATGATCGCATACTTCAGGGAGCGAGCAAAAGGTGGTACAGGTCTCCTGATTACAGGCCTTGTCCCGGTTTCTTACGGGATCGACCCTACTGTTTCCGAAGAAAATGAAACCACATATTTTCCACGTATAGATGGAACTTCAAGAACCCGACTTTCAGGATGGAGAGACCTGACAGCTGCGGTGAGACCCTATGGTTCTAAAATATTCATACAATTATCTGCCGGACTTGGTAGAGTAGGTTCCCCTGAGCCTGCTTTGAAAGGCAAGATCTTAAGATCAGCTTCATTCAACAGGAATTTCTACGTCCCCCAGGTTCCGCATTTCCCACTTTCAGACAGAAAGATCCGCAAGATCGTGAAAAGCTTCGGCCAATGTGCAGTCAATGCAAAGGTTTCCGGTTTTGACGGTGTGCAGATACATGGTCATGAAGGTTACCTTATGGACCAGCTGACCTCTGACCCGTGGAACAGGCGGAGGTTCGGCAGATACAGGAACAAATTCCAGTTCGGTATCGATGTGGTGAAGGAGATCAAAAGAAGATGTGGTGATGATTTCCCGATAATCTACAGGATCGACCTTACCCAGGCCCTGGAAGAAAGTTATGGAAAGGAGATATTCAGGAAAAAATTCCGTGGAAAGGAACGCAGCATCGAAGAGGGACTGGAATTCTGTAAAGTGCTCTACGAAGCCGGAGTGGATGCTTTTGATGTGGACAAAGGATGCTATGACAACTGGTTCTGGTCACATCCCCCTGCTTATTTTGATGATGCAATCTATGCTGAAGAGCTCGCAAGAAGACTGAAAGCCTATTTCCGCAAAGAGAATATTGATGCAAAGGTAATTGCTGTGGGAAAACTGGGGAAGCCTGAAGTTGCTGAAAAGGTCCTGGAACAGGGATGGTCAGACTATGTGATGCTCGGAAGACCACTTCTGGCTGATCCTTACTGGACAAGGAAAGTAAAGGAAGGCAGGACAAAGGAGATAGTCCACTGTATCGGTGATCAGGAAGCCTGTCTCGAATCGCTCAAACTGGGTGGTCATTCCTGCTGTACTGTCAATCCTTACATGGGTTTTGAAGATTCCAAGCAACTGACCAGAACAGATGCCAAGAAAAGGATTGCTGTCATAGGTGCAGGTCCTGCCGGTTGTGAGGCTGCAATGACCGCTCATAAAAGAGGGCATGATGTAACTCTTTTCGAAAGGACGAACCATATCGGAGGACAGCTTCACCTGGCTGGAAAACTGAAGATCAAGCATGACATCAGGCGCTACCTTGAGAACCTCTGGTACCAGCTGGACCAGTTAGTTAATGATGGCCTGAAAGTTGAATTCAATAAAGAAGTAACTCCTGAGAATATCAAAGAAGAATTCGATGTGATCTTTTGTTGTACCGGGCTGGAAACAGCCATCCCGTATATTGAGGGACTGGAAAACATCCCACATATGGATATTCGCGAGTTCCTTAGCAATAATATGCAGCTCCCGGATAACATAAAAGACATTATGGTAGTAGGTGGAGGGATCCTTGGATGTGAGGTAGGCTATTCACTTGCCTATGAAAAGGGACTCAATGTAACTGTTGTCGGAAAGAACAGAGACCTGATACCTAAGACAGTAATGGCAAACCGGTCGCATATGTTATGGATGATGATGGGAAAAGGATCGCCTTCCGGTAAAAAGGACGATGTCCTGAAAGAACCTGTCACTGCTTACAATACATCGGAAGTTGTACGTTTTTCAGGAAACAAGGCGACCCTTGCAGTGAACAAAGACAGGGAACCTCCATACACACCATGGAAACCACTTATTCCTGAAAATGTGAATAATCCGTTCGAAAAGAAACTCAAAACTGGAAATGTTGAGGACGTGGAAATAGATGTGGACTTTGTCCTCTTCGCAACATCCGGTAAGCCGAACAATTCCTTATATTATCATTTACTGAAAAAATGTCCATCCAAAGAGATATACTCGATAGGGGATTCGAGCGAACCGGGGAACTTGTGGAAGGCTATTAATGATGCAAACGAGGTCTCAAGGAATATCTGA
- a CDS encoding uroporphyrinogen decarboxylase family protein, giving the protein MPAEDYAPIDTNWLENAGNLWTTPFVDTPSERVIVDPIILSHAASVFKKNVGYFWQNPAEAMRMVCHTCEMYDVTPVGHYLYADYWGEDYGAKVKVQANSPPGITKRPIKDAADVDNFEVLSPEDLAKGPTLTKHFEALDTCHKEFPQMFAPITQLGGTMEVATNWASIDDVFMWMITEPEVVDKLTTKASDHMANACKATANRYGANVMITGSVIASGDLMDRDQIKRFSYNPVSKAVRKMMNAGAGPGVYYHLCGNHSDDFDLWKDAPMSPFTVVQIGYDGKDIFPSSKLVENFGNRCTCFGTVDTKLVDRGTQKQVYEQAKEQILAGKDSPRGFIIGTSCECPTNAPPANVHALVKAARDFGKYEKF; this is encoded by the coding sequence ATGCCAGCAGAAGATTATGCACCAATAGACACAAATTGGCTAGAAAATGCAGGGAACTTATGGACAACTCCGTTCGTAGATACTCCCTCGGAAAGAGTGATTGTGGATCCGATCATCCTGTCACATGCAGCAAGCGTTTTCAAGAAAAACGTTGGCTACTTTTGGCAGAATCCGGCAGAAGCAATGAGAATGGTCTGTCATACATGTGAGATGTATGATGTGACTCCGGTAGGTCATTACCTATATGCAGATTATTGGGGTGAGGACTACGGAGCTAAAGTAAAGGTCCAGGCAAACTCCCCACCAGGAATTACAAAGCGTCCAATAAAGGATGCAGCAGACGTTGATAATTTTGAAGTCCTGAGTCCTGAAGATCTTGCAAAAGGCCCTACACTGACAAAACACTTTGAGGCACTTGATACCTGTCACAAGGAATTCCCACAGATGTTTGCTCCAATTACCCAGCTGGGAGGTACAATGGAAGTAGCAACGAACTGGGCCTCCATTGATGATGTTTTCATGTGGATGATCACTGAGCCGGAAGTTGTCGATAAGCTCACAACCAAGGCATCCGACCACATGGCAAATGCCTGTAAAGCTACAGCAAACCGCTATGGTGCAAACGTAATGATCACCGGGTCAGTAATTGCAAGCGGTGACCTGATGGACAGGGACCAGATCAAGAGGTTCAGCTACAACCCGGTCTCTAAAGCTGTCAGGAAGATGATGAACGCAGGTGCAGGTCCTGGAGTTTACTATCACCTTTGTGGAAACCACAGTGATGACTTCGACCTATGGAAAGATGCACCAATGAGTCCTTTCACTGTTGTCCAGATCGGATATGACGGCAAGGATATTTTCCCATCATCTAAGCTTGTAGAGAACTTTGGTAACAGGTGTACTTGTTTCGGAACAGTTGATACCAAGCTTGTGGACCGTGGTACACAGAAGCAGGTATATGAACAGGCCAAAGAGCAGATCCTTGCAGGAAAGGATAGTCCAAGAGGATTCATCATCGGAACTTCCTGTGAATGTCCAACAAATGCTCCACCAGCAAATGTCCATGCACTGGTAAAGGCTGCAAGAGATTTCGGAAAATATGAGAAGTTCTGA